One region of Mucilaginibacter gotjawali genomic DNA includes:
- the lspA gene encoding signal peptidase II, with product MKSSRLGRTLLIILLLAVNIGCDQGTKAIIRHKFEYYDWVGYLHNHITITRVENSGAFLSLGDNLKGPLRNVLLNILPLLAVLFGLYYIFTKTDLNRVTLVGIILIVGGGIGNIYDRIMHGSVTDFLHINFVIFQTGIFNVADMSIMAGTFMILLHAWFKKKPEEGVKTETPTGEQI from the coding sequence ATGAAATCATCCCGGTTAGGCAGAACGCTTCTTATTATACTCCTTCTTGCAGTAAACATTGGTTGCGACCAGGGTACCAAGGCCATCATCAGGCATAAATTTGAATATTATGACTGGGTTGGCTACCTGCATAACCATATCACCATCACCAGGGTCGAAAATTCAGGCGCATTTTTAAGTTTAGGCGACAATCTTAAGGGACCCTTAAGAAATGTTTTACTCAATATACTACCCTTATTAGCAGTGCTTTTTGGCCTTTATTATATTTTCACCAAAACCGACCTTAACCGGGTAACTTTAGTAGGTATTATCCTCATCGTTGGCGGCGGCATTGGCAATATTTACGACCGGATCATGCACGGCTCGGTAACCGACTTTTTGCACATTAATTTTGTCATCTTTCAAACAGGTATATTTAACGTGGCCGATATGTCCATTATGGCGGGTACATTTATGATCCTGTTGCATGCATGGTTTAAAAAGAAGCCGGAAGAGGGTGTAAAAACAGAAACGCCAACCGGCGAGCAGATTTAA
- a CDS encoding RluA family pseudouridine synthase — MTKVNIKYENLPVTDKDVLYEDNHLIAINKRAGDIVQVDTTGDESLEDKVKKYIAQKYDKPNGAFLGVVHRLDRPVSGVILFAKTSKALDRINKMFKNREMNKTYYAVVRTKPYPPAGNLVHWLVKNPQKNVTKAYDHEVPGSLRSELNFRVVGELNGYTLIRVDPITGRPHQIRVQLSTLGSPIVGDNKYGYPRGSLRKSISLHARRLEFIHPIKQENIIITAPVPHDGFWEKFEGMMEE; from the coding sequence ATGACCAAAGTCAACATAAAATACGAAAACCTGCCTGTAACCGACAAAGACGTGCTGTACGAGGATAACCATCTTATTGCGATTAATAAGCGGGCGGGCGATATTGTGCAGGTAGATACTACAGGTGATGAATCGCTGGAAGATAAGGTCAAAAAATATATTGCCCAAAAATATGATAAACCCAACGGCGCTTTTTTAGGCGTGGTACACCGACTGGACAGACCGGTAAGCGGGGTGATCCTTTTTGCAAAAACCAGTAAAGCGCTTGACCGGATCAACAAAATGTTCAAGAACCGCGAAATGAATAAAACCTATTACGCGGTTGTTCGCACAAAACCCTACCCCCCCGCCGGTAATTTAGTACACTGGCTGGTAAAAAATCCGCAGAAAAATGTAACTAAGGCATATGATCATGAAGTACCCGGCAGTTTACGTTCGGAATTAAACTTCAGGGTGGTTGGCGAGCTGAATGGCTACACATTAATAAGGGTTGACCCCATTACCGGCCGTCCGCACCAGATCAGGGTACAGTTGTCTACTTTAGGAAGCCCGATCGTAGGCGACAATAAATATGGGTACCCCCGCGGCAGTTTGCGTAAAAGCATCAGCCTTCATGCACGCCGCCTGGAGTTTATTCACCCGATAAAACAGGAGAATATCATTATCACCGCCCCCGTCCCCCATGATGGTTTTTGGGAAAAGTTTGAGGGAATGATGGAGGAGTAG
- the panB gene encoding 3-methyl-2-oxobutanoate hydroxymethyltransferase — MSVNKEVKRITTHILQEMKARGEKISMLTAYDYSMAAIVDEAGTDIILVGDSASNVMAGHETTLPITLDQMIYHASSVVRAAKRALVTVDLPFGSYQGNSKEALNSAIRIMKEAGAHSVKIEGGVEIAESVSRILTAGIPVMGHLGLTPQSIYKFGTYTVRAKQESEAQKLREDALKLQELGCFAIVLEKIPAALAKQVSESLSIPTIGIGAGRYCDGQVLVIHDMLGINKEFKPRFLRQYANLNEIMNGAIKNYISDVKTKSFPNEKEEY; from the coding sequence ATGTCGGTAAATAAAGAGGTTAAAAGAATTACCACCCACATTTTACAGGAAATGAAGGCCCGCGGCGAAAAGATCAGCATGCTTACCGCCTATGATTATTCTATGGCGGCTATTGTTGATGAAGCCGGCACAGACATTATCCTGGTAGGCGATTCCGCCTCCAATGTAATGGCCGGGCACGAAACGACCTTGCCGATAACGCTCGACCAGATGATCTACCATGCTTCATCGGTAGTGCGCGCGGCAAAACGGGCATTGGTGACAGTCGATCTGCCTTTTGGTTCCTACCAGGGAAATTCAAAGGAAGCGCTAAATTCTGCTATCCGGATCATGAAGGAAGCCGGCGCCCACAGTGTTAAAATTGAAGGCGGCGTTGAAATTGCTGAATCCGTTAGCCGCATCCTTACCGCGGGTATCCCGGTTATGGGCCATTTGGGGCTTACGCCGCAGTCCATTTATAAATTCGGCACCTATACGGTACGGGCAAAACAGGAGTCGGAAGCGCAAAAATTAAGGGAAGATGCCTTAAAACTGCAGGAACTGGGTTGCTTTGCTATCGTGCTGGAAAAAATACCGGCAGCTTTGGCCAAACAGGTGAGCGAAAGTTTAAGCATCCCCACAATAGGAATAGGCGCCGGACGTTATTGCGACGGACAGGTGTTGGTGATCCACGACATGCTGGGCATCAATAAAGAGTTTAAACCAAGGTTTTTACGGCAATATGCCAACCTGAACGAGATTATGAACGGCGCCATAAAAAATTATATCAGCGACGTTAAAACAAAAAGCTTCCCCAACGAGAAGGAAGAGTATTGA
- a CDS encoding ABC transporter permease, which translates to MKKYNNTKATLAIAKASFRSIIRSPSAVVFSLAFPLIFIVVFANIGGGGLKMDVGVAKTCDTSKSDSLYQRLAHTPAIHLIKDQSATEMNKNLSKGNIDAIIDVKTSTIPPYYTLNIQYTTASAQKDGVLRSMLNSMFFEINSRHNTQAEPIAELKESTIHGREYKYIDFLLPGMLGFSLLSSGVFGTAFVFLSLRLTLVIKRFFATPVKKYSIVLGEALARLVFSWIGALFIILVGHYFFGFTLIHGVTTVINMLILSALGLIVFMGFGFIISGIAKNESAVPPLSNIITMPQFLLSGTFFATTAFPTWLQWLSNILPLTYLNKAMRDVAFEGAGLGDVTHDLLIIGIWFIIVYAVAVKTFKWE; encoded by the coding sequence ATGAAGAAATATAATAATACAAAAGCAACCCTTGCAATCGCCAAAGCCAGTTTCCGTTCCATTATCCGCAGCCCTTCGGCGGTGGTGTTTAGTTTGGCTTTCCCTTTAATATTTATCGTTGTTTTTGCCAATATTGGCGGCGGCGGGTTGAAAATGGATGTGGGCGTCGCCAAAACCTGCGATACCAGTAAATCCGATTCGCTTTACCAGCGTTTAGCACATACCCCGGCTATTCACCTGATAAAGGATCAGTCGGCAACGGAAATGAATAAAAACCTTTCAAAAGGCAATATTGATGCTATAATTGATGTGAAGACGAGCACAATACCTCCCTATTATACGCTGAATATACAGTATACCACTGCTTCGGCTCAAAAAGATGGTGTGCTGCGGTCCATGTTAAATAGTATGTTTTTTGAGATCAATAGCCGCCATAATACGCAGGCCGAACCAATCGCTGAATTGAAAGAATCCACTATTCATGGCCGCGAATATAAATACATCGACTTTTTACTTCCCGGGATGCTTGGCTTTTCATTATTGAGCAGTGGTGTTTTCGGGACGGCATTTGTGTTCCTCAGCCTGCGTTTAACCCTGGTGATCAAACGTTTTTTTGCCACCCCGGTAAAAAAATACAGCATTGTTTTGGGCGAAGCATTGGCCCGCCTGGTTTTTTCGTGGATCGGGGCTTTGTTTATCATCCTCGTTGGTCACTACTTTTTCGGGTTTACGCTTATCCATGGCGTTACTACGGTAATCAATATGCTGATCCTGTCAGCTTTAGGCCTGATCGTTTTTATGGGCTTCGGCTTTATTATATCCGGCATTGCCAAAAATGAAAGCGCTGTTCCGCCGCTGTCCAATATTATAACGATGCCTCAATTCTTACTGTCAGGTACCTTTTTTGCCACCACCGCTTTCCCAACCTGGCTGCAGTGGCTGAGTAATATTTTGCCGTTAACCTATTTGAATAAAGCCATGCGCGATGTAGCCTTTGAAGGTGCAGGTCTTGGAGATGTAACCCACGATCTGTTGATCATCGGGATCTGGTTTATCATTGTTTACGCGGTTGCGGTGAAAACTTTTAAGTGGGAATAG
- a CDS encoding DEAD/DEAH box helicase encodes MSFEDLKLIEPILRALKTEGYTTPTPIQEQAIPIILQNRDLLGCAQTGTGKTAAFAIPILQLLYQDRLQHKEQKTIKALILTPTRELAIQIDESFAAYGKHTGLKHMVIFGGVSQNPQTDALRRGVDILVATPGRLLDLMNQRFVHLEHIRMLVLDEADRMLDMGFVHDVKKIIAKVPAKRQTLFFSATMPNEIQQLANTILTKPEKVEVTPVSSTADTIQQALFYVEKSDKKSLLLHVLKDKAIKNALVFTRTKHGADKVVKDLVRVGITAEAIHGNKSQNARQRALSNFKNRTTRVLIATDIAARGIDIDELTHVINYELPNIPETYVHRIGRTGRAGLNGIALSFCDEEEIEFLQDIHKLIGKQIPVEEAHPYPMSPQSIVAKAAGGAKKGSGGGGHNSGGPKRGRGFGNANRGGASGLSGARSGSRDRRR; translated from the coding sequence ATGTCATTCGAAGATTTAAAATTAATTGAGCCGATTTTACGTGCTCTGAAAACAGAGGGATATACCACCCCAACCCCTATACAGGAACAAGCTATCCCCATTATATTACAAAACCGCGACCTGCTGGGTTGCGCCCAAACAGGCACCGGTAAAACGGCCGCCTTCGCAATCCCCATCCTGCAGTTATTATACCAGGACAGGCTGCAGCACAAGGAACAAAAAACCATTAAAGCACTTATCCTTACCCCAACCCGCGAGCTGGCCATCCAGATTGATGAAAGTTTTGCCGCTTATGGCAAGCACACTGGGTTAAAACATATGGTGATTTTTGGCGGCGTTTCGCAAAATCCGCAAACTGATGCTTTAAGAAGGGGCGTAGATATTTTGGTTGCCACTCCAGGCCGCCTGCTTGACCTGATGAACCAGCGCTTTGTACACCTGGAGCATATCCGGATGCTGGTACTGGATGAAGCCGACCGTATGCTGGATATGGGCTTTGTACATGATGTTAAAAAGATCATAGCCAAGGTACCCGCCAAAAGGCAAACCTTGTTTTTCTCGGCTACCATGCCGAACGAGATCCAGCAGCTGGCCAATACCATACTAACCAAACCCGAAAAGGTGGAAGTTACCCCGGTATCATCTACTGCGGATACGATACAGCAGGCTTTATTTTATGTAGAGAAATCGGATAAAAAATCCTTATTGCTGCATGTATTAAAAGATAAGGCCATTAAAAATGCCCTGGTATTTACCCGCACCAAACACGGCGCCGATAAGGTAGTAAAAGACCTGGTACGCGTTGGCATCACTGCCGAGGCCATACACGGCAATAAATCGCAAAATGCACGCCAAAGGGCCTTAAGTAATTTTAAGAACCGTACCACCCGTGTTTTGATTGCAACTGACATTGCGGCCCGCGGTATTGATATTGATGAACTGACACACGTAATTAACTACGAACTGCCCAACATCCCTGAAACCTATGTGCACAGGATTGGCCGTACGGGCCGTGCCGGGTTAAACGGAATAGCACTTTCGTTTTGCGACGAGGAAGAAATTGAATTTTTACAGGATATCCATAAACTGATCGGCAAGCAGATCCCTGTCGAGGAAGCACACCCATACCCCATGAGCCCGCAAAGCATTGTTGCAAAAGCAGCCGGCGGCGCAAAAAAAGGTTCGGGCGGTGGCGGCCATAACTCTGGTGGCCCTAAACGCGGTCGCGGTTTTGGCAATGCCAACCGGGGTGGCGCAAGCGGCCTGAGCGGCGCCCGGAGCGGGAGTCGTGACAGGAGGAGGTAG
- a CDS encoding zinc-dependent alcohol dehydrogenase family protein, with amino-acid sequence METLVKEAVVIPPVNGVAKTMKALVYHGPGNKAWESKPKPGLLKPTDTIVKIFKTTICGTDLHIMKGDVPEVTDGRIIGHEGVGIIEELGTAVSNFKKGDHVLISCITSCGKCEYCKKGMYSHCEDGGWILGHLIDGTQAEYVRIPHADNSLYPIPAGADEEALVMLSDILPTGFECGVLNGQVKPGDTVAIVGSGPIGLAALLTAQFYSPAEIIMIDPDENRLNTAKTFGATQLVNGAKENVIEKVKSLTNGKGVDVAIEAVGIPETFGICTSIIAPGGHIANIGVHGKSVTLHLETLWSQNITITTRLVDTVTTPMLLKTVGAKKLDPNQLITHHFRLDQVMEAYETFGNAAKEKALKVIMTAD; translated from the coding sequence ATGGAAACATTAGTAAAAGAAGCAGTGGTTATCCCACCGGTAAACGGCGTGGCAAAAACGATGAAAGCATTGGTTTATCACGGGCCCGGTAACAAGGCATGGGAGAGCAAACCAAAACCTGGTTTATTGAAACCGACTGATACGATTGTGAAAATATTTAAAACGACGATTTGCGGAACAGACCTTCATATTATGAAAGGCGATGTGCCGGAAGTTACCGATGGCAGGATCATCGGCCACGAAGGTGTGGGAATTATAGAGGAACTGGGCACTGCTGTAAGCAATTTCAAAAAAGGCGATCACGTGCTGATCTCATGCATTACCTCATGCGGCAAATGCGAGTATTGTAAAAAAGGGATGTATTCGCATTGTGAAGACGGGGGATGGATATTGGGTCACCTGATTGATGGTACCCAGGCCGAATATGTAAGGATTCCGCATGCCGATAACAGCCTTTACCCAATTCCTGCAGGAGCAGATGAAGAAGCTCTGGTAATGCTGAGTGATATTTTGCCAACCGGGTTTGAATGCGGTGTTTTAAACGGGCAGGTAAAACCAGGTGATACCGTAGCTATTGTAGGTTCAGGGCCGATAGGTTTGGCTGCTTTGTTAACCGCACAGTTTTATTCGCCGGCCGAGATCATTATGATCGACCCGGACGAAAACAGGTTGAATACCGCTAAAACATTTGGCGCAACGCAACTTGTAAATGGTGCAAAGGAAAACGTAATTGAAAAGGTAAAAAGTTTGACAAACGGCAAAGGAGTAGATGTAGCTATTGAAGCAGTTGGCATACCCGAAACGTTCGGGATCTGCACATCTATAATTGCACCGGGCGGGCATATTGCCAATATTGGCGTTCACGGGAAGAGCGTTACGCTGCACCTGGAAACATTGTGGTCGCAAAATATTACCATTACCACCAGGCTGGTGGATACTGTGACCACCCCTATGCTGCTGAAAACAGTTGGTGCTAAAAAACTGGATCCGAACCAGCTGATCACCCACCATTTCAGGCTCGACCAGGTAATGGAAGCTTATGAAACTTTTGGAAATGCGGCCAAAGAAAAAGCGCTGAAAGTGATCATGACAGCGGACTGA
- the eno gene encoding phosphopyruvate hydratase — MSLIIDVHARQILDSRGNPTIEVDVLTENGALGRAAVPSGASTGVHEAVELRDNDKTKYMGKGVLKAVANVNDIIAKELQGLDVFEQNAIDKLMIELDGTENKGKLGANAILGVSLAVAKAAAQESRQPLYRYIGGVNANTLPIPMMNIVNGGSHSDAPIAFQEFMIMPVGAPSFSEALRWGAEVFHNLKKILHDRGLSTAVGDEGGFAPTFDSTEDGVETILKAIEKAGYKPGVDICLAFDCAASEFYVNGKYDYTKFEGEKGAIRTSAEQADYLAQLAAKYPVISIEDGMAEDDWEGWKLLTDKIGSKVQLVGDDLFVTNVKRLQRGIDEDTANSILVKVNQIGTLTETINAVTLAQTNGYTSVMSHRSGETEDSTIADLAVALNCGQIKTGSASRSDRIAKYNQLLRIEEELGDSAKFIGKDFKYFKNR; from the coding sequence ATGAGCTTAATTATTGACGTACATGCCCGCCAGATCCTTGATTCGCGCGGCAACCCTACTATTGAAGTAGATGTTTTAACCGAAAATGGCGCACTTGGCCGCGCCGCAGTACCTTCCGGCGCATCAACGGGAGTACACGAAGCGGTGGAGCTTCGTGACAATGATAAAACCAAATATATGGGCAAAGGCGTCCTAAAAGCCGTTGCTAACGTAAATGATATAATTGCCAAAGAATTGCAGGGACTTGATGTGTTTGAACAAAACGCCATCGATAAACTGATGATTGAACTTGACGGTACCGAAAACAAAGGGAAATTAGGCGCCAATGCTATTTTAGGCGTTTCTTTAGCGGTTGCGAAAGCTGCCGCCCAGGAAAGCCGCCAGCCACTTTACCGCTACATTGGAGGCGTTAACGCAAATACTTTGCCCATCCCGATGATGAACATTGTTAATGGCGGTTCACACTCTGATGCACCTATCGCGTTCCAGGAATTTATGATCATGCCGGTTGGCGCGCCTTCTTTTTCAGAAGCGTTACGCTGGGGTGCCGAAGTATTCCACAATTTGAAAAAGATATTGCATGACAGGGGCCTTTCAACTGCTGTTGGTGATGAAGGTGGTTTTGCGCCAACTTTTGACAGCACCGAAGACGGTGTTGAAACCATTTTGAAAGCGATTGAAAAAGCAGGTTACAAACCAGGTGTAGATATTTGCCTGGCATTTGATTGCGCTGCATCTGAATTTTACGTAAACGGAAAATACGACTATACCAAATTTGAAGGCGAAAAAGGTGCTATCCGCACCAGTGCTGAACAAGCTGATTACCTGGCTCAATTGGCAGCAAAGTACCCGGTTATTTCCATCGAAGACGGTATGGCTGAGGACGATTGGGAAGGCTGGAAATTATTGACCGACAAAATTGGCAGCAAAGTTCAGTTGGTTGGTGATGATTTGTTTGTTACCAATGTAAAACGCTTACAAAGAGGTATTGATGAAGACACTGCAAACTCCATCCTTGTAAAAGTAAACCAGATAGGTACCTTAACTGAAACCATTAACGCGGTAACTTTGGCGCAAACCAATGGCTATACTTCGGTAATGAGCCACCGTTCGGGCGAAACTGAAGATTCAACCATCGCTGATTTAGCGGTTGCTTTAAATTGCGGCCAGATAAAAACAGGTTCAGCTTCACGGTCTGACAGGATCGCGAAATACAACCAGTTACTGCGTATTGAAGAAGAATTGGGTGATAGCGCGAAATTTATCGGTAAAGATTTTAAATACTTTAAAAACCGCTAA
- a CDS encoding IS4 family transposase, producing the protein MSSIHRSKSNDKCLFSQILGLIPSTILSKCINKNSSDDGFRRYNTESQLIAMLFGQLNGCYSLRDITLGMNVNTLFLKELGLKQSPARSTMSDGNAERNYQVYELLFSELITYYKGLFSKSEHYKIIEEIKGRSVKLIDSTTMTVCLNLIKWAKFRTAKGGIKAHVSFDLASQIPEMVYITDAKTDDRKALSHLKTSYQSILVYDRGYLDFAFFKDRIDNNGDFVTRLKEKISYQVLEDRPVISGENTIIISDQIIQITGEKARTTGLGTCKMRRVVAYDSINNREIDLLTANLEWSAETISLIYKSRWNIELFFKGMKQNLQIKTFLGTSENACKSQIYIAMIAFLLLEVIRRCISKTVHGFSNFVNLIRICLMHYHSLSYIVNDIREITVRLKLKASPQANLLFPI; encoded by the coding sequence ATGAGCTCAATTCACAGAAGTAAAAGTAATGACAAGTGTTTGTTTAGCCAAATCCTCGGCTTAATTCCTTCTACAATATTAAGTAAGTGTATTAATAAAAATTCTTCCGATGATGGCTTTAGGCGCTATAATACAGAAAGTCAGCTAATTGCTATGCTTTTCGGACAGCTGAACGGCTGTTATAGTCTCCGGGACATCACTTTAGGCATGAATGTAAACACATTGTTCCTAAAAGAACTTGGCTTAAAACAATCTCCGGCCCGTTCCACAATGTCGGATGGGAATGCAGAGCGTAACTATCAAGTATATGAGTTATTGTTCTCTGAATTAATAACTTACTACAAAGGATTGTTTTCAAAAAGCGAGCATTATAAGATCATTGAAGAGATTAAAGGGCGCTCAGTAAAGTTGATAGATTCCACCACGATGACCGTATGCCTAAACCTGATTAAATGGGCAAAATTCCGGACAGCAAAAGGCGGGATCAAGGCACATGTGAGCTTCGACCTGGCAAGCCAAATACCGGAAATGGTCTATATCACCGATGCTAAGACAGATGACAGGAAGGCTCTATCTCACCTCAAAACAAGCTACCAAAGTATTTTGGTATATGACAGAGGGTACCTTGATTTTGCCTTTTTTAAAGATCGTATTGATAACAATGGCGACTTTGTTACCCGCCTGAAAGAAAAAATAAGTTACCAGGTGCTGGAAGATCGGCCTGTAATATCCGGGGAAAACACAATCATCATTTCTGATCAGATCATCCAGATCACAGGGGAAAAGGCGCGCACTACCGGCTTGGGCACTTGTAAAATGCGGAGAGTAGTGGCTTATGACAGCATAAATAATCGTGAGATAGACCTGTTAACAGCTAATTTAGAGTGGTCTGCTGAGACGATAAGTCTGATTTATAAATCTCGCTGGAATATTGAACTGTTTTTTAAGGGAATGAAACAGAACTTACAGATTAAAACCTTTTTAGGCACATCCGAAAATGCTTGTAAGTCTCAGATATACATCGCCATGATCGCTTTTTTACTGCTGGAAGTCATCAGAAGATGCATCAGTAAAACTGTACATGGCTTTTCTAATTTCGTAAACCTGATTCGCATTTGCTTAATGCATTACCATAGCCTATCCTATATCGTTAATGACATTAGAGAGATTACGGTTCGACTAAAGCTAAAAGCAAGCCCACAAGCTAACCTTTTATTCCCGATTTAG
- the carA gene encoding glutamine-hydrolyzing carbamoyl-phosphate synthase small subunit, whose translation MTYLTKLPAVLLLADGTVFYGKSAGKMGTTTGEICFNTGMTGYQEIFTDPSYFGQIMVTTNAHIGNYGIANAEVESGRIQIAGLVCKNYNIAYSRKQADESIQDYFQEENIVGISDIDTRQLVRHIRDKGAMNAIISSEILDIEELKSRLAEVPSMDGLELSSKVSTTETYTFGDESATYRVAVLDLGVKKNILRNFDERDIYAKVFPAKTSFEDMEKDFAPTGYFISNGPGDPSAMPYAVETVKAILKAEKPMFGICLGHQLLALANDIPTKKMFNGHRGLNHPVKNVIINHCEVTSQNHGFGVVPEAVRASDKVEITHVNLNDQSIEGIRVKGKKAFSVQYHPESSPGPHDSRYLFDDFIALMK comes from the coding sequence ATGACATATTTAACCAAATTACCGGCAGTATTATTACTGGCTGACGGAACTGTATTTTATGGAAAATCAGCCGGCAAGATGGGCACCACCACCGGCGAGATCTGTTTTAATACAGGCATGACAGGCTACCAGGAAATTTTTACCGATCCTTCGTATTTCGGTCAGATCATGGTTACTACCAACGCCCATATCGGGAATTACGGTATCGCTAATGCCGAAGTTGAATCCGGAAGGATCCAGATCGCAGGCCTGGTTTGTAAAAATTATAACATCGCCTACAGCCGTAAACAGGCTGATGAATCGATCCAGGATTATTTCCAGGAAGAAAATATTGTTGGTATTTCGGATATTGACACCAGGCAGCTGGTGCGCCATATCCGTGATAAGGGTGCAATGAACGCTATCATTTCCTCTGAGATATTGGACATTGAAGAGTTGAAAAGCAGGCTTGCCGAAGTGCCTTCCATGGACGGCCTCGAGCTTTCATCAAAAGTTTCCACTACCGAAACTTATACCTTCGGTGATGAAAGCGCTACCTACCGTGTTGCGGTACTCGACCTTGGCGTTAAGAAAAACATCCTGCGCAATTTTGACGAAAGGGATATCTATGCGAAAGTTTTCCCGGCAAAAACTTCTTTCGAAGACATGGAAAAGGATTTTGCGCCAACAGGTTATTTTATATCCAACGGCCCCGGCGATCCATCTGCCATGCCTTATGCTGTTGAAACGGTAAAAGCAATTTTAAAGGCCGAAAAACCGATGTTCGGCATTTGCCTTGGTCACCAGTTACTGGCTTTGGCGAATGATATCCCTACCAAAAAAATGTTTAACGGCCACCGCGGTTTAAACCACCCGGTAAAAAACGTCATCATCAACCATTGTGAAGTAACGTCGCAAAACCATGGGTTTGGCGTAGTGCCTGAAGCGGTAAGGGCATCTGACAAAGTAGAGATCACCCACGTTAACCTGAACGACCAATCTATTGAAGGCATCAGGGTAAAAGGCAAAAAAGCATTTTCAGTACAATATCACCCTGAATCATCTCCCGGCCCGCATGACAGCAGGTATTTATTTGATGATTTTATAGCCTTGATGAAATAA
- a CDS encoding FtsB family cell division protein: MIRLFNLFRNKYFLVALAFVVFMIFFDKNDLFSQYQYYQQVSKLKQERDFYQKETAKVYKDLNELDSNPKELEKFAREKYLMKKDNEDVFVIVQPKKD; this comes from the coding sequence ATGATACGCTTGTTTAACCTTTTTCGGAATAAATATTTCCTGGTTGCCCTGGCATTTGTGGTATTCATGATATTTTTTGACAAGAACGACCTGTTCTCGCAATACCAGTATTACCAGCAGGTAAGCAAATTGAAACAAGAGCGTGATTTCTACCAAAAAGAAACCGCCAAGGTATACAAGGATTTGAACGAACTCGACTCAAATCCCAAAGAGCTGGAGAAATTTGCCCGCGAAAAATACCTGATGAAAAAGGATAACGAGGACGTGTTTGTGATTGTGCAGCCGAAGAAAGATTAA
- a CDS encoding ABC transporter ATP-binding protein, whose product MAKQPIITVKNLVKNYGDFEAVKGISFEVYDGEIFGLLGPNGAGKTTTLEIIETLREKSAGEVTVDGLSIDHDADKIKQRIGVQLQSAGYYPNLNLSELIALFCGLYGIDKTANEMLEKVALVDKAKSKYKELSGGQKQRFSIATTLINNPKIIFLDEPTTGLDPQARRNLWDLIREIRDSGTTVVITTHYMDEAEELCDRVAFVDGGRIVGIDTPNHFIDKLIESGFERKKQVKLANLEDVFIDLTGKEWREG is encoded by the coding sequence ATGGCAAAACAACCTATTATTACGGTAAAAAACCTGGTGAAAAATTACGGCGATTTTGAAGCCGTAAAAGGAATTAGTTTTGAAGTGTATGACGGCGAGATCTTTGGCTTGCTTGGCCCTAACGGCGCCGGTAAAACCACCACCCTCGAGATCATTGAAACCTTGCGTGAAAAATCAGCCGGTGAAGTCACCGTCGACGGGCTTTCTATTGATCATGATGCCGATAAGATCAAACAGCGCATTGGCGTTCAGTTACAATCCGCTGGCTATTATCCTAATTTAAATCTATCTGAGCTGATCGCGCTTTTCTGCGGTTTATATGGCATTGATAAAACAGCCAACGAGATGCTGGAAAAAGTGGCATTGGTTGATAAAGCTAAATCAAAATATAAAGAATTATCCGGCGGACAAAAACAGCGTTTTTCCATCGCCACAACACTCATTAATAACCCGAAAATTATTTTCCTGGATGAGCCAACAACAGGGCTGGATCCGCAGGCACGCCGAAACCTCTGGGACCTGATCCGCGAGATCCGCGACAGCGGAACAACGGTTGTCATCACCACTCATTATATGGACGAAGCCGAAGAATTGTGTGATCGCGTTGCCTTTGTTGACGGTGGCCGCATCGTAGGCATCGATACCCCAAATCATTTTATCGACAAATTGATTGAGTCGGGTTTCGAACGTAAAAAACAAGTAAAACTGGCCAATTTAGAGGATGTGTTTATTGACCTTACCGGTAAGGAGTGGAGAGAGGGGTAG